The proteins below are encoded in one region of Acanthochromis polyacanthus isolate Apoly-LR-REF ecotype Palm Island chromosome 4, KAUST_Apoly_ChrSc, whole genome shotgun sequence:
- the LOC110961251 gene encoding protein-glutamine gamma-glutamyltransferase K-like, whose amino-acid sequence MPVETRSIRDRSAVGRFPSVTLGFGDDTEDENKETEEEDVEKENACRRWLRKVCPCCCPQPNDDDLTDTVVTGIDDLDKDNGTDGEKPETGDNELDELLLKVRSIDLMKSKSGVNRTEHHTNLYQSDNFIVRRGQNFQMWITLSRPFNPSTDELHLNLKTGSLPAVSKGTHVIVPLVEELQGDRWEAAVVKQDDKRIKLSVSSSPTAVIGRYQLTVETNGANGQAVSTHDPANDIYMLFNPWCEDDSVFMDSEEERQEYVLNDIGRIYYGTQNQIGVRTWNYGQFDDGILAACLFVLEKSGTPASGWGDPVSVVRIISAMINSPDDRGVLEGNWSGDYSLGTTPTMWSGSVEILTEYHKNNGTPVKYGQCWVFAGVFTSVLRCLGIPGRTVTNFSSAHDTDVSLTTDVYLDENLEPIEHLNADSIWNFHVWSDCWMARPDLPPGNGGWQAVDATPQETSQGTFRCGPASLTAVRNGQVFLKHDCPFVFAEVNSDKIYWQRNADGTFSQIYSEKKVVGHLISTKAVGSDERYDITHLYKHPEGSSQERIAVETACSYGSKAEAYSSPTAEDISVEVLMDGEGPQMGGDAELNIVLRNSSSEKRNVTLHSQVSVMYYTGVHKSMVRKDETDVEVLPNEEKTFEWILEYKDYKNQLIDQAALMLTLSGRVKETQQVLATQFSFRLRTPNLIIKPIGKAVVGEKMAVEISFTNPLPQVLKAVVFHVEGLGLLPARKISYGDIGSHASVSLTEHFVPTLPGLRKLLASLDCKQLTQVHGVSDINVEDKSNAA is encoded by the exons ATGCCTGTGGAGACCCGATCAATAAGAGACAGATCGGCAGTAGGACGATTTCCATCTGTCACGCTTGGATTTGGGGACGACACAgaagatgaaaataaagaaacagaagaagaagatgttGAAAAAGAGAATGCATGTCGCCGGTGGCTGCGCAAAGTCTGCCCCTGCTGCTGTCCGCAACCAAATGACGATGACCTGACTGACACTGTGGTCACAGGGATTGATGATCTGGATAAGGACAATGGGACAGACGGCGAGAAGCCTGAGACTGGTGACAACGAGCTTGATG AACTCCTTCTGAAAGTGCGATCAATAGACCTGATGAAAAGCAAATCTGGGGTCAACCGTACGGAGCATCACACAAATCTCTACCAAAGTGACAACTTCATTGTCCGTAGAGGTCAGAATTTCCAGATGTGGATAACCCTGTCTCGACCCTTCAACCCCAGCACTGATGAGCTTCATCTTAATCTTAAAACAG GGTCGCTGCCAGCTGTGTCAAAGGGAACCCATGTTATTGTCCCTttggtggaggagctgcagggcGATCGCTGGGAGGCTGCTGTGGTGAAACAGGACGACAAAAGGATAAAGCTATCAGTGAGTTCTTCACCCACCGCGGTTATTGGTCGATATCAGCTCACAGTGGAAACAAATGGTGCGAATGGCCAGGCTGTTTCCACACACGACCCTGCTAATGACATCTACATGTTGTTCAACCCCTGGTGTGAAG ATGACTCCGTGTTCATGGACTCTGAAGAGGAAAGACAGGAGTATGTCCTAAATGATATCGGAAGAATCTACTACGGTACCCAGAACCAGATTGGAGTGAGAACATGGAACTACGGACAG TTTGATGATGGGATTCTTGCCGCCTGCCTCTTTGTCCTGGAAAAGAGTGGAACTCCAGCATCGGGTTGGGGAGACCCAGTTAGTGTGGTGCGAATCATCTCAGCCATG ATAAACTCCCCTGATGACCGCGGTGTCCTGGAGGGAAACTGGTCAGGAGACTATTCGCTTGGAACTACCCCAACAATGTGGAGTGGAAGTGTGGAAATCCTGACTGAATACCATAAAAACAATGGCACCCCAGTTAAATATGGCCAGTGTTGGGTCTTTGCTGGGGTCTTTACTTCGG TTTTACGATGTTTAGGAATCCCCGGTCGAACTGTGACCAACTTCAGCTCAGCTCACGACACAGATGTCTCCTTGACGACAGATGTATACCTGGATGAAAACCTGGAGCCCATCGAGCACCTCAACGCAGACTCTATCTG GAACTTCCATGTGTGGAGCGACTGCTGGATGGCCCGTCCAGACTTGCCTCCAGGTAACGGAGGCTGGCAGGCTGTCGATGCCACGCCTCAGGAGACCAGCCAGGGCACCTTCCGCTGTGGTCCTGCTTCCCTCACCGCTGTCCGCAATGGTCAGGTCTTCCTCAAGCACGACTGTCCCTTTGTGTTTGCTGAG GTGAACAGCGATAAAATCTACTGGCAGAGAAATGCAGATGGGACCTTCAGTCAGATCTATAGTGAGAAAAAGGTCGTGGGACACTTGATCAGCACCAAGGCTGTCGGCTCTGATGAACGCTATGATATTACACACCTTTACAAACATCCTGAAG GCTCATCACAGGAACGCATTGCTGTGGAGACAGCATGTAGCTATGGCTCCAAAGCAGAGGCCTATTCATCTCCAACTGCAGAAGACATCTCTGTGGAAGTCCTCATGGATGGTGAAGGCCCTCAAATGGGAGGGGATGCAGAACTGAACATTGTGTTGcgaaacagcagctcagaaaaaCGCAATGTCACCCTGCACAGTCAGGTGTCAGTCATGTACTACACCGGAGTCCACAAATCTATGGTCAGAAAGGACGAGACAGATGTGGAAGTGCTGCCAAATGAGG AGAAGACTTTTGAGTGGATCCTAGAATACAAAGACTACAAGAACCAGCTGATAGATCAGGCTGCCCTGATGCTGACACTGTCGGGTAGAGTCAAAGAAACACAGCAAGTTCTGGCCACTCAGTTCAGTTTCCGACTCAGGACCCCAAACCTTATTATAAAG CCAATCGGTAAAGCCGTAGTAGGGGAGAAGATGGCAGTAGAGATTTCATTTACCAACCCTCTACCCCAGGTGCTGAAGGCAGTGGTATTCCACGTGGAAGGACTAGGCCTTCTACCTGCTCGAAAAATAAGTTATGG AGATATTGGCAGCCATGCCTCCGTGTCTCTCACTGAACACTTCGTGCCCACCCTTCCCGGACTGAGGAAATTATTGGCTTCATTGGACTGCAAGCAGCTCACACAAGTTCACGGTGTGAGTGACATCAACGTGGAGGACAAAAGTAACGCCGCTTAA